From the Glandiceps talaboti chromosome 12, keGlaTala1.1, whole genome shotgun sequence genome, one window contains:
- the LOC144443711 gene encoding large ribosomal subunit protein uL24m-like has protein sequence MRLTRFLLAKTRRFPLDDPWANDWWKRVNRNFRYTMSKPLTPSSLKANYPGKNRRRVLVEPVKEWKFFRGDLVQILKGKDAGKQGFISDVIHERNWVVVEALNCHYRYVGRTEGFRGMYAKSEAPLLHREVALIDPSDNKPTNVEWKFTEAGEKVRVSVRSGRVIPLSQLAFAHPDFRTKATYAEQPKDTTEEHASKRSYTPSLKFVEEELMDAMGIVETRTRKRTWWY, from the exons ATGAGACTGACAAGGTTTCTACTAGCCAAGACTCGCCGTTTTCCATTGGATGATCCATGGGCCAATGATTGGTGGAAACGGGTTAATAGGAATTTCCGTTACACCATGTCTAAACCACTTACTCCAAGTTCATTGAAAGCTAACTATCCAGGCAAGAATCGGCGACGAGTACTTGTAGAACCAGTTAAAGAATGGAAGTTTTTCAGAGGTGATCTG GTGCAAATATTAAAAGGCAAGGATGCTGGAAAACAGGGCTTCATATCAGATGTAATTCATGAAAGAAATTGGGTAGTTGTAGAAGCCCTAAATTGT CATTACAGGTATGTTGGCAGGACAGAAGGATTCAGAGGAATGTATGCTAAAAGTGAAGCACCCTTACTGCATAGAGAAGTTGCTTTAATTGATCCATCAGACAA TAAACCTACCAATGTTGAATGGAAATTCACAGAAGCAGGTGAAAAAGTAAGAGTATCTGTCCGAAGTGGCAGGGTCATACCACTGTCACAATTAGCATTTGCACACCCAGACTTCAGAACAAAAGCTACATATGCTG aACAACCTAAAGATACAACAGAAGAACATGCAAGTAAAAGATCCTACACACCATCTTTGAAGTTTGTTGAAGAGGAATTAATGGACGCAATGGGAATTGTAGAAACAAGAACTCGGAAGAGAACATGGTGGTATTAA
- the LOC144443709 gene encoding transmembrane 6 superfamily member 1-like — protein MSAATAVFAMSLTAIPVTYSVNLMHFTQDHRYVFVCGVVVLTMFSVFAYLIGKIQKQPPKDWFFYVCAVFAFTSVVDTIIALELDDVIDGFMTFYLKEGEPYLSSAHGTMISYWDGSAHYLMQLAIVTAIAWKESYHEVGLYWAGSIVHSMIVFMPGNLIGKNGKNVKASIFLNTPYVIIPIWIAFRLLTTKRKIEAKPSEVDKAQKKGLLQRPLDMFLIVCLLGLSLIGEIRGMAALDSPMNVTQEYLLNYEPYITDDVIYPKLQMLIYLFYFVPYYMMSIYGLIYPGRQWMIDWSLVHAGAAAQAQFTHIGCSLHSRTPYRLRAPPNTRPVFWLVNLSLLLLPQLLAWRCVYYPEFFVKRSTESKDGKAALEKKRK, from the exons ATGTCGGCTGCAACGGCAGTGTTTGCGATGTCGCTGACAGCGATTCCAGTTACGTATTCTGTGAATTTAATGCATTTTACCCAAGACCACAGATATGTTTTCGTATGCGGCGTCGTTGTACTTACGATGTTCAGTGTATTTGCGTATCTGATTGGAAAAATTCAAAAGCAACCACCCAAAGACTGGTTCTTTTATG tttGTGCTGTCTTTGCATTCACCAGTGTAGTGGACACAATTATTGCACTTGAacttgatgatgtcatagatgGATTTATGACGTTTTATCTAAAGGAG GGTGAACCATATTTGAGTTCAGCCCATGGCACAATGATCTCCTATTGGGACGGCTCAGCACACTATCTCATGCAGCTTGCAATTGTCACAGCAATAGCCTGGAA GGAAAGTTATCATGAGGTTGGACTTTACTGGGCAGGCTCCATTGTTCACAGTATGATAGTGTTTATGCCAGGCAATCTGATTGGAAAGAATGGTAAAAATGTCAAAGCATCCATCTTCCTCAACACACCCTATGTTATCATTCCAATTTGGATTGCATTCCGATTGCTGACGACAAAGAGAAAGATTGAAGCTAAGCCTTCTGAG GTTGACAAAGCACAAAAGAAAGGTTTACTACAGAGGCCACTGGATATGTTTCTCATAGTTTGTCTTCTTGGTCTGTCTTTGATTGGTGAAATCAGAGGGATG GCAGCACTTGACAGTCCTATGAATGTAACCCAGGAATATCTACTCAACTATGAACCGTATATCACTGATGATGTCATCTATCCTAAACTTCAA ATGCTGATCTATCTGTTTTACTTCGTACCATATTATATGATGTCAATATATGGCCTTATTTACCCTGGACGTCAGTGGATGATAGACTGGTCATTAGTCCATGCTGGAGCTGCTGCTCAG GCACAATTCACCCACATAGGTTGTTCACTACATTCCCGTACACCATACAGACTGAGGGCGCCACCAAACACAAGACCTGTCTTTTGGTTGGTCAATCTCAGCCTACTACTACTTCCACAACTCCTAGCCTGGAGATGTGTCTACTACCCAGAATTCTTTGTCAAGAGATCAACGGAGAGTAAAGATGGCAAAGCTGCACTTGAGAAAAAACGGAAATAG
- the LOC144443043 gene encoding methyltransferase-like protein 27: MKVKVKVQGMVLSKDQFIDSKDQFTDSKGMLSIFMNDVTAKRLTDILIPGRTPEEVRNFYDKWSTDYDKDLESVGWNAPRYTAEGLSKLMTDRHARILDCAAGTGLVGQELNRYGYRDIEAIDISQILLNQAAEKCVYKKLICAKLGADQIEGIKEDTYDAIVCAGGFLDGHLDDTCFTEFVRILRKDGLICIAVRAKALFRVEGPILNSLLERKILEEVEKYQLENVLQQEVGYFVAYRVL; the protein is encoded by the exons atgaaggtcaaagtcaaagttcaaGGTATGGTACTTTCGAAAGATCAGTTTATTGATTCGAAAGATCAGTTTACTGATTCAAAAGGTATGCTGTCTATTTT TATGAATGACGTCACCGCCAAAAGATTGACAGATATTTTGATTCCGGGAAGAACACCAGAAGAAGTGAGAAATTTCTACGATAAATGGAGTACAGACTATGATAAG GATCTAGAGTCTGTGGGATGGAACGCCCCAAGGTATACTGCTGAAGGCTTATCCAAActaatgacagacagacatgctaGAATTCTGGATTGTGCTGCTGGCACTGGTCTCGTCGGTCAAGAG TTAAACCGTTATGGATACAGAGATATTGAAGCCATAGACATATCGCAAATACTATTAAATCAAGCCGCAGAAAAGTGTGTATATAAGAAGTTAATTTGTGCCAAACTTGGGGCTGATCAAATTGAAGGAATTAAAGAAG aCACGTATGATGCTATAGTATGTGCTGGTGGATTCTTAGATGGCCATCTTGACGACACATGTTTTACTGAGTTTGTAAGAATTCTCAGAAAAG ATGGATTGATTTGTATAGCCGTTCGTGCCAAGGCACTGTTCCGTGTTGAAGGACCAATACTAAACTCTTTACTGGAAAGGAAGATTCTAGAAGAAGTCGAAAAATATCAGcttgaaaatgttttacagcAAGAAGTTGGGTACTTTGTAGCGTACAGAGTGTTATAG
- the LOC144443566 gene encoding uncharacterized protein LOC144443566: MADSKDNLLSSIDVILKAFGSGMATVDWKSMCSTFLEFWELLQTLTTASEESIAVRHKAYTAVFQVKNSLQDILDESSTHRSTHQQSFDIFNRMENLIRFEQTSLDQFLSEHSLSQYRELFAAEGIVYAGELLDAPNVEEICKSNMKTVPFNRMQKAIKRMNRYREYIQTQLEGDMKAMEARFSASSDVIHRKLLSFMEILEPVIQEIAEVVKDETKRLVLITGAAVFTVVMLGLSVACPGVGCLCFGIKGLITVFSAGTLTCAAAAPPVAATAVGVTGLAATGAITAVGGYGIHKVRKDKQEHLDQLQDTQSMVTGWQQALHTQFLHWRELVGTFKCLFEELSRNHEQYKDQQDDLELLLGRTKDLLKDAIVQTETFEKLVRDLKNKEIERV, encoded by the exons ATGGCGGACAGTAAAGACAACCTCCTGTCATCCATCGACGTTATTTTGAAAGCGTTCGGATCCGGCATGGCTACTGTCGATTGGAAGAGTATGTGTAGCACGTTTCTGGAATTTTGGGAGTTACTTCAAACCCTTACCACGGCTTCAGAGGAAAGTATTGCCGTGAGACATAAGGCTTATACAGCTGTTTTTCAAGTGAAAAATTCATTGCAAGACATTCTCGACGAATCGTCTACGCACAG ATCGACCCATCAACAATCTTTCGACATATTCAACCGTATGGAAAACTTGATCAGATTCGAACAAACAAGTCTAGACCAGTTTCTGTCCGAACACAGTCTGTCACAATATCGTGAACTCTTTGCAGCAGAGGGGATTGTTTACGCTGGAGAGCTATTGGATGCACCTAACGTTGAAGAAATTTGCAAGTCGAACATGAAAACTGTACCATTCAATCGAATGCAAAAGGCGATCAAACGAATGA ATAGATACCGTGAATATATTCAAACCCAATTGGAAGGTGATATGAAAGCCATGGAAGCCAGGTTTTCGGCATCATCAGATGTAATTCACCGAAAACTTCTCAGCTTTATGGAAATTTTGGAGCCAGTCATACAAGAAATAGCTGAAGTGGTCAAAGATGAAACCAAACGACTAGTACTCATTACTGGTGCAGCCGTATTTACAGTGGTCATGCTAGGTTTATCCGTGGCATGTCCAGGAGTCGGTTGTCTGTGTTTTGGAATAAAAGGCCTGATCACTGTCTTCTCAGCTGGCACCCTTACTTGTGCAGCTGCAGCCCCACCTGTTGCTGCCACTGCGGTTGGGGTAACAGGATTGGCAGCTACAGGTGCAATCACTGCTGTTGGAGGCTATGGCATTCACAAAGTAAGGAAAG ATAAGCAGGAACATTTAGACCAACTACAAGATACACAGTCAATGGTGACAGGATGGCAACAAGCCTTGCATACACAGTTCTTGCATTGGCGGGAACTCGTTGGCACATTCAAATGTCTCTTTGAAGAATTATCCAGAAACCATGAACAGTACAAGGACCAACAAGACGACTTGGAACTGTTGCTTGGTAGAACCAAGGATCTGTTGAAGGACGCGATTGTACAAActgaaacatttgaaaaattagTAAGAGATTTGAAAAACAAGGAAATCGAAAGGGTATaa